A section of the Chryseobacterium scophthalmum genome encodes:
- a CDS encoding HAEPLYID family protein, whose amino-acid sequence MKTTKLILTIGVLNILGCFSVFAQTQSKPVKVSHAEPIFQDLVRDLGARKGEKEFNLGADFSSGKNYRENGYLAEYEFAPMNRLGLEVETDFSFFSPKNNATKEQIPGNRLDGLRLSAQYTFFVSEKSQTSLALGYTQVIEFTDFKNYGKGKFITGLVYSPFFIAAKKWGSHIHTLVYTYPMIQHQLGENHTPVDWQINSSVMYSLPNSGHFIGMEVNKEISHGKMLVTLRPQVKIKLDSHFAVGIVTGIPVSHQDESISSFFRLVYEL is encoded by the coding sequence ATGAAAACAACAAAACTAATTTTAACAATAGGAGTTTTAAACATTTTAGGATGCTTTTCGGTATTCGCACAAACACAGTCTAAACCTGTAAAAGTATCTCATGCGGAACCTATTTTTCAGGATTTGGTGAGAGACCTTGGCGCAAGAAAAGGCGAAAAAGAATTTAATTTGGGAGCAGATTTTTCAAGTGGGAAAAATTACAGAGAAAACGGATATTTGGCCGAATATGAATTTGCACCGATGAATCGGTTAGGTTTAGAAGTAGAAACTGATTTCTCTTTTTTCAGTCCGAAAAATAATGCAACCAAAGAACAGATTCCCGGAAACCGATTAGACGGACTCAGACTTTCTGCGCAATATACTTTTTTTGTTTCGGAAAAATCTCAGACTTCTTTGGCTTTAGGGTATACTCAGGTGATAGAATTTACAGATTTCAAAAATTATGGAAAAGGAAAATTCATTACGGGTTTAGTGTACAGTCCGTTTTTTATAGCAGCTAAAAAATGGGGTTCTCATATTCACACTTTGGTTTACACCTATCCGATGATTCAGCATCAATTGGGAGAAAATCACACTCCGGTCGATTGGCAAATCAATAGTTCGGTGATGTACTCTTTACCCAATTCAGGTCATTTTATCGGGATGGAAGTCAATAAAGAAATCAGTCACGGCAAAATGTTGGTGACGCTCCGTCCGCAAGTAAAGATTAAGCTTGATTCTCATTTTGCAGTAGGAATTGTTACTGGAATTCCAGTTTCTCATCAAGATGAAAGTATCTCTTCATTTTTCAGATTGGTGTATGAACTTTGA
- a CDS encoding DUF2490 domain-containing protein — translation MRKFLVISIVFFFAVNISAQISPPGLGHAKTASWFAAGIKQKLGENWESMSYFGMGRTGETSLNPIEKPSILVLNQEFYKQLKNNWKYSFAVSFRNQKEKNSADNNIVDQQEIRLYGRLSHVFKSSKLKVTPTFRQEFRKFFAPKSLEDAESFALRSRLRLQFSIDLNEDSSKKIILSSEQLFSTEKNALSKEWSDLKYHESRFLAYYSVTPKHSSVTFDIGYMNNLVGGNHPYDVSYLAFDVVFNGKRKN, via the coding sequence ATGAGGAAGTTTTTGGTCATTTCCATTGTATTTTTTTTTGCTGTAAATATTTCTGCACAAATCAGTCCGCCGGGTTTGGGACATGCTAAAACGGCGAGCTGGTTCGCTGCAGGAATAAAGCAAAAGTTGGGTGAAAATTGGGAATCTATGAGTTATTTCGGAATGGGACGAACGGGTGAAACATCACTCAATCCTATAGAAAAACCTTCAATTTTAGTTCTCAATCAGGAGTTTTACAAGCAACTCAAGAACAACTGGAAATATTCTTTTGCTGTAAGTTTCAGAAATCAAAAAGAGAAAAACTCAGCCGATAATAATATTGTTGATCAACAGGAAATTAGATTATATGGTCGATTATCGCACGTCTTTAAAAGTTCAAAACTTAAAGTAACTCCTACTTTCAGACAGGAGTTCAGAAAATTTTTCGCCCCAAAAAGTTTGGAAGATGCCGAATCTTTTGCTTTAAGAAGTCGATTGCGTTTGCAATTTAGCATTGATCTGAATGAAGATTCTTCAAAAAAAATAATTTTAAGTTCCGAACAATTATTTTCAACAGAAAAAAATGCACTTTCAAAAGAATGGAGTGATTTGAAATATCATGAAAGCCGTTTTTTGGCATATTATTCAGTAACTCCAAAACATTCTTCAGTAACTTTTGATATTGGTTATATGAATAATCTGGTAGGAGGAAATCATCCGTATGATGTGAGCTACTTGGCTTTTGATGTAGTTTTTAATGGAAAGAGAAAGAATTAA
- a CDS encoding PepSY-like domain-containing protein, with protein sequence MKNLILTISILGLSITNISAQDIRQSEVPSVILNHFQKSFPKAADIDWEIKGNYYEVEFETGFLGDDHKILYSRDGKLVRHEEEISKSNLPKTVLASIKRSFNGYRTDDIKKITEGGKVIYNVELKNYSQEWKVVFDEQGRILQKKED encoded by the coding sequence ATGAAAAATTTAATTTTAACAATCAGCATTTTAGGTTTAAGTATTACCAATATTTCAGCACAGGATATTCGTCAGAGCGAAGTTCCTTCGGTGATTTTAAATCATTTTCAAAAATCTTTTCCAAAAGCAGCCGATATCGACTGGGAAATTAAAGGAAATTATTACGAAGTAGAATTTGAAACCGGATTTTTAGGCGATGATCATAAAATTTTATATTCTAGAGACGGAAAACTGGTAAGACATGAAGAAGAAATCTCAAAAAGTAATCTTCCAAAAACCGTTTTAGCTTCGATTAAAAGGTCATTTAATGGTTATAGAACTGATGACATTAAAAAAATTACTGAAGGCGGAAAAGTCATTTACAACGTAGAATTGAAAAATTATTCTCAGGAATGGAAAGTTGTTTTTGATGAACAGGGAAGAATTTTGCAAAAAAAAGAAGATTAA